The Carassius auratus strain Wakin chromosome 19, ASM336829v1, whole genome shotgun sequence genomic sequence tttgcacactacactagtgctctgcattctttctaaaatcctatatagtgagggcttcgcgcggttgcttcattgctttaaaaaaaaaaaaaaacaccagcgtgaatacttgaaacatgtcaactcatttacgccgacatcaccttattgtgtcagtatctgggaaaagacgaaaaaaaggagaaacatgcacgcaacaaactatgcctgcagcatttagacaccagtattatagcttacagggaatccaaagtgcacccaaacaccagacctgttggttattttaggatcttatatttctggtctgttaaatgcattagacattttgcaatgagccttcagcgcgtgctgagtgagcgagcgccttaggggccgttcacatatcgcgcctaaaaacgcgtggaaaacgctaggcgcgtctttctcctcctttccaaagcgctcgggcagaagcggtcatgaggcgtctgtctttgctaagcaacaatgacgtgctctctccatgagacgcggaaatttcagcgaaggataaatggatttgcagctctaaaaatcgcttgcagtagctctgctactaaatttatttcaaaattgcaatccatatacaactataatcagctgttccttcatcttggctgagtttcaacgttgttatgggaaaggatgaagctgattggttagttcttgtcacatgacccgcggtgcgcttgcggcattctgaaaagttgagatgtttttgcattttgctgtatctaaaacgtaccgaaccgaaccgaaccgtgacatcagtgtatcgtatcgaaccgaaccgtgaattttgtgaaccgttacacccctagtgctGAACTATTGCATATTGGGCGTCCCGAGTTTGAGTTTCGGCTCGCAAACCTATCCTAATTCCCTTATCCTCTCTCTCTTCCACCATTCTTACTGTCTACATATTGTCTTATCTTAATAAAAGCAtcaataaatattagtattgtaactCTGACGTAATGATAAAACACTTACAAAGgcaaatgaaatgcattatttgtttacctgcacaCCATGTGACAATCAGAGAACAATGAACAAGCAAATCTGttgttaaactattaaaaattcaATTAGGGTTCTGGTTCTCATGGGTTGCTTGTGGATATTTTGCAAGTGAAATTAGACAAATGGGTTTGGCAGACAAAAAGTTTATGAATGTCTGCACTATAGACTCTATATTTATAGACAGTAGATTATAGATATGGTATTATTCCTATTATATATCTGTATTAACACATCAAATATGCACGGTCATCATCAAATATGCTTTGCTTGGTCATTCATGTGTTCTGTATTTGTAATTATGAAATTTCCAACCCCACTTGTAGGGCACATTAACAAAACTTGACCGGTTTGGAAAGTACTTTTGACTCTTTTGCACAGCAGTGCTGTGAAAGTTTGAATCAGCCTTGGTTCAGTCTGTAAACAGTGATTGAGAGAGAGGTCGGGTGTCAGTATCGGCCTGTAATTTGAGAATGCAGATACAGCAAATGTAGGGTACATCCAGAGGGGAAACTGTGTACTTTGTCCCAAGGCCTCGACTTTAGGCATGTTTTTTTCCAAGGTCGAATACTTATTTTAAGAAAGCTTTATAACAGTCTGTCACTATGTGCCTGTAGTGAGTGTGAGCGTGAGAGAAAGATACTTCTAAATTAATTTTTCTGGTTCTTATGTAGACcaagaaaaacaagaagaaaccAAAACCAGAGGTGAAGCCAACCCAAGCTGTTTCCTCCACTGATGGCAAGGAACCTGATGAAGGTATGAAACTGGGTTAATGAACTGTAATGTCAACTTCACTTTTTCAGCATTAAGGTCGTTTGTTCGTGATTCAAATGAGCTGCTTTTACGAGATGCCCTTTCAGTATGACTGTGTTTAGCAGGTGCTTGGGAAACCAAGGTCAGTCATCGAGAAAAACGTCAGCAGCGCAAAAAAGAGAAGGGCCCTGGTGACAGCTCTGGGAGTCCTGAGGTTGGAGATCGTGCCAGCCAGAAGGTGGAGCAACCTGTTGCTACAGCCCCTGCTGGCACCAAAAAGAACAAGGGTAGGCATTTCCTAAATTCAGTGCTTGTTCATGGCATCCAAGAAAATGTTCACCGGCATGATTTCCTTTAAGACCCATGTTAGCTTTGACCATTGAAGTGCTCTTCCTTTGTATTGCAGAGTCATCACGTGCCAAGGCCTCGAAGGGTGACACCATTATACCCTCAGGTAAAAATGACACTTTTCATAGACTGAATACAGAATCTGTGAATGTTTGTGTTCAGTTTGTAGCATTTCAGTGTTAATGCttttactgatcaaataaatgcataatttgtgacttcttctttaaaaagaatcTTACCATCCACAAACGATAATGATGTGACAGAACTTACTTTATCAGATTCACCGTTTTCTTTTAGTGTTGTCTAACTGCAAGGATGTGAACTCTGTTAATGGTGGAGGAAGGACAGAGGTTTCTGCGAAGCCAACCCAAACAAACGCTTTAAACAACGAAAAGTTGCCTGCTGGGAAAAAGACCCCTGGGCAAAAGAACCGTGAGAACACCACCAGGAAACAAGAGTCCGAGGGTAATAAATCAGAGCTGTTTATGACCCTGCCGTGATTTGTTTTATGGGTTTATTGCGACCGATCTTAAAGTTTCTTGTTGTGTGGTAATCATCAGATGGTAGATGGTTGTTCTATTATTTCACCTTGCTTAATTTTATGTTAAGATGTCAAGCGTAAAATTATAGTAACATAGCAAACCTATGGTAGAGTTAAGGCAGAACGGAACCCAGTAAACTTGCTCTGAATGATCCCATCAGATACTGTCATGCTTGTGAAGAGCACAAAATTGTGTTCTTGAAGGCTAACAAAACTACAAACTTGAAGAATGAAGCTTTTCTGTGTATTTTTGCAGGTGGAGAGATTGGGACGAAATCGAACTCTGAAATCAGGCAATGGGACAGTAGACCCACCTTTGACAGTCAATGGCCTAACTTCAGTAAGATCAAAACTCTAGACTCTATCTACTTGATGAACGTTTCTTTCAAAAGGTTGTGATCTGTAAGAccttttaaaatgtctttgtcccttatgctcatcaagactgcatttatttgattagaaacaCAGTAACACAACAGTCaaacattatcacagtttaaaatgcctgttttctataataatatattttaaaacttaatttattcctgtgacggcaaagctgaattttcagcatcatcactccagtattgagtgtcacatgatccttcagaaatcattcataaaTACAGATTTGCTCGAacacaaattaatgttgttctgtttaatatttttgtggattctttcatgaatagaaagttcaaaagaaaatcacctatttaaaaaaatcttttgtaCCATTTATGAAAgcctttactgtaacttttgatcaatataaagtgttcttgctgaataaaatataaataaaaaaacacagacCATAAACGTTTGAGTGGTAGTCTacattatgaaagactgttaaccTCATCAGTATCTCCGTATGATTTCAGATGGTCTTGCCACCGAGGACCTGAGCTCAGACTGGAGCGCTCCAACTGAGACGTGGGACAATTATGTCGAGTACAAAATAGATCCCCCCGCTTTGAAAGAGATGCCTGTTTCCAAGCCACTTGTGGTATTAAAAAACACAGTCTTATTTTTTGTAACTTATATCAACAAAACTTCTAGTAGATTTAACGATTTCATCTGGATTTAGGAATCCAATGATGACAACGACAAGGTAGATCCTGCAGGAAGTGGAAAATCCAaaagacgaaagaaaaaaaagagaacggAAGAAGACGGCCCAGCTGCTGAGGTAACCAACACGTCCCAATAAACCAAGCCGTGGCAcaatgaacaaatacttaaatgtCAACCCTGCTTGAGTTCTGCATGACTGAACAAGTTGTACGTTCCTCTTCCAGGTGACTCAAGTAGTTTCTGCTCCTGCAGAGAAGAGTGCGACTGTCAAGCCTCATCCTCCTCATGTTCCTAAAGATGAGGGATCCAAGCAAAACGTCCCTCCACAGTCTTCACAAAGTGAGTGGATCACAGATCAGATCGTAGTATCATTGATACAGTATTACAATAGATTGTTTAGTTCAGTTTTAGTACTCTTTGTTAATTTAGATAGGATGTGTAATCTGTTGGATTTAGTTATTTTTGTGCgtacttcaagttaaactaaatgaaaaggtttaatgttgtattttatttaatttaacatttatataaagtaattttgtttGGTTGTAATATCCCTAGTGAGAATGTTCAGCATATGTGCATATGTGACTTAATGCATTTGACCACATACTGTCAAAAAAGTAGAGTGAAAATGTTCCTCCTTTTTTATACCATTTTCCCATTACAGAGAATATCTCCTGCATAATTTggattaaacttttttattattatttaaaaatgtacatttcagaATATCTTTAATTTTCCCCCTCTTTTTTCCTCAAAATCTTAAaactttatttccaggtttaattacattttaaatcctaAATGTTCAAAGTTGACTTTGGGGTCcctgcagtatataataataataataataataataataatgtaactaaTAATAATCATGCTGaataaaattctttatttttgctCCCGCAGAGAAATCTGATCAGAATTGGGAACAACCAAAGCAAGTTCAGAAGAAAAAGGCCAGGAGAGAAACATGAACCGCAAATAACATCCAGGATAGTTTATGCAAATAGATTATGCAATAACTTCACAGTACAGAATTTTATACTGAATACATTtactgtgaataataataataataataaaatcaaaaatagaAACACAACAGACTctgtaaaaggaaaaaaaaaagactaatctAGATTAAAGGTGAGCAGTCCATGGGCTGGAACACTACCATGTGCACTATTACACTACACTGAAGTTTGTTAAGGAATACTTCTCATCCTTGATATCAGACATGCTTTCAGTGGAGCAAAACATTCATGATTATTTTCTAACTGCTACTTAACTGGTTTTGAAGTTGGAGTGTTgaatttcatttggaaaacttAAGGAACTACTTTCCATCTATTACTGTTCCTGTGGCACTTTAGTGCTGCTGAAGTGTTGCAGTTAGAGTTAGAAGCCACAGAGAGGCGCTGCGAGCCGGTGTCTCCCCCAGCAGTACTTCTGGAACATAGCttgagcagtaaaaaaaaaaaaaacagcaggtgATTTACTGTAACCCTATAAATAACAGTTATATTACAGAAACCTTTTTTAATGCTAATCTTATTTTCTTAGAGCTTTTCTTCCGTCCtgattgcatatatatattttacccatGTAACTGGGCATGTGGATCTTGGAGATGTTATGACTCTTCCCTTTTTAATCAACTGTTTGTTGACTCTAATGCTTTATATTCTgcaaactaaagttgaaaaagccACGCCATATGTTTAAAACAATAAGGGCTTTTTTTCTATGGTAAAACTCTTTGTAATTGCACTGTGCTGAAGGTTGTAAAATACCATGTGTATTTACTTTGTTTTCTTGCACAATGTGAACATTTgatttttgttcatctttgattTGACTGAGTAAGTTAGTAGGTTTATGTGATTTTAATTGGGAACGTTGATGATGATTAGCGCAGCTTTAATTCCATGACACTAAAACAGTATAAGTATCAGGAATCTGTTGCCTTAATCTATACTTAGTAGTGTATGCTTTCTGTTCTCTTCGTCATgttgaagtcttttttttttttttttggtttcagaTTTAATTGATGTCAGTGTTGCACTTGCATGAAGTTAATAACGTTTATATTGATGAACAACGTCCTGATTCTCTGTTTGCTCGTGCAAGTACCACTCATTGTAAATAGGCTTtaatgaatgatgatgatgatgatgatgaatggatggatgtggGGTGGGTTTGGGAGGGGGATTTTTAATGCATATTCATATTCGGGTTGACTTAGTGGTGTTTTGCCCATGGTCGTTTTGTAAATTTCAGTAGATCATGTGTTTCTGAGGCACTCTGGACTAGCATCGGATGCCTGCCTTGGTTTATCATTCTAGAGGTTACTCGAACGATGTATTTCTACCGGTTTATGGATTGAAGAATGATCATGTTTACTTAAGTCAATGCAATATTTCTATGTTgatttgttaaataaaagaaGATTGCTCTTGAGCTTAGAGCTGTTgatttgttaaataaaagaaaatgctgTTTGGGCTCAGagcttttcttgttttttattttattattttttttttttttattatttttttttttttttaggaaggtACTCTTATGCATCAagccacaacaaaaaaaaaattacacttctgCAAATAATTCAGCCAATAGTCTTGTTGTTCAATTTTACATCAATAGAACAATTCAGAATTCAAAATACAACCCACAGCCTAATCATAATATTTGCAGGCTGAATTGCaattggtctttttttttcttttttcttttttttcagttgttttcataCTGACTTGTTTTTAAATCTATGCTCCAAATACagcacattgtgtgtttttatttatccaTCAACAAATGCACTAAAAATATATACTAGACAATGATTTGTTGGTTTGCTCGATTTTGCAGCAGCCTGACAATAAGTGCAGTCTCTTGTCACGTGTACAGAGGCGGCTGCCCCTGCCtttttctcatttcattttaGATCTGTGGTACATTAAtccttttttattgatttatgtttCCCCCCCAAAGAGATAGGGACTTCTTTTAGCAACCATTCTCTGTGGTAGCCATGCTTTACTGTTGTTAAAACCTGATAAAGAAATATAGTTTGTCTTTTTTAATTCATACAAGTAGGTATTTGCAAAGACATTTGTTAATCCCAATATTTATAAGAGTTAtctgtttttaaatagttgtttttaatATAGTAGTCAGTGGGAGTGTATTTGCCCACCAATATaaagcattcaaaagttttgggttggCTCTCATTTGCATCATGCAAAcctgtgatccttcagaaacctaatatggtgatttggtgctcaagaaacatttcttattgttatcaatattgaaaatggttgtgctgcttaaagttTTTTGGGGGAAACCATGacatttattttcaggattctttgacgaaCAAAAGTGAGGAAAAATTTTAAtaggctttttttctttcttttttttcaattactgtcacttttgagcaaatGCATAATTGCAAAATAGAagtaatgatttatatatataataataatacaatttgacaccaaacttttgaatgctagtacAATTATGTACAGAAGTTGAGTGTTGTGCaactaaaacacaaatacaaaaaaaaacagaactaataataataaatcaaaaaccCTGaggacaaaaatatttaaatatatttctgagtTGTGAAAGTTCCAGTTCCAGGTGAACCTGAGAACATTGCACTCTTTGTACAGCCACCATGTTGTTACACTAACTTCCATCGGTTGAGACTCTCTGAGAGCTGAGAGCTTTAAATCCACTGATGCAGTGAAGGAGCTGCCGCCCACAGAGgcttagcacacacacacagtctcattGGCATGGCCCATCTGCTCACCTCCTGTGTCACGTAGAGCCCTGTCCTCATCAACACTGGATCCTTCATATAATCTCACTGGAGCAGATTATGTACACTTTTGTAACCAAGGGAAGATAAATCTGAAGACATCTTTGCTCCAGTGTTTTTCATAACTCCTGTCACCATGGACAGTTTAGTCACTGTAAAAGATTTAAATAGACgtacgatttaaaaaaaaatcgtagagatatttataaaatatcagttGTTTTTCCTTCACAGCCGTGTCTAGTTTAAGCAAAGAGGCCAGCAGTTTTTGTCATCGTttcattttgtaacatttataatatattcatattatattctTCAGGCTGggctagtttattttttaattctatacgttttttttatgttttaattgttatttataattgtgttttatttacaatatttgtatttttagagtttcattcttttttattaaattttttttttttttttttgagttttgctGATAAACTCAGGTTCCATTGTGACAAATTGCCCCATGTTGAATGACAACATTGTTGTTGTCAACTGTATCAAAAATAAATCCTAATTTGGACTCCCCTGCGTCTGACGTCACGTCAAATCCCCCTCCGGTCACGTGGTGCGGAGATGAGCTGGATTAATGCAGCGGTGGGAACGAACGGGACGCTAACGGGAAACGGAAACGACTCAGGATTTAACGGCAACCGAATGCTGCGACGGTGAGCTGTAGCCCTGAAAAAAACAtcgatttaaataaaaaacaacaacaattgctTCGAGCTAGAAGGCCATACATGAACTAGATCGTGCTGTTTTTGGACGTGAAGATGATTTCTCCGTGGGACAGATGGTACTCGACCAGCTGCTGTCTGTGCTGTCATGTACGGACGGGCACCATTATCCTGGGCATCTGGTATATGGTGAGTCAATACAACTCTTACATTTAATAACACACGTATTTATAGcccttctgtttatttttatatccaACAAAAACTatttggaacatgatctttattagtaaataataattacactAGTAGAAttctaaattaattcatttacaatacaatacatctttattgtattgtattaaattTGTCTTtgacaattaaaaatgaataaaaatagtggtttatttttaaatcttgtgtgtgtttttttaaaacatccgTTTGATGTTTAAAATTCTGCACACATCTTTATAATGTCCAATAATATTGTTTAGGCTATTGTGGTAATGCCACAGAGCAACACTGCTGCCAGAATctgaaaacagaattaaaaagaaaaccagaGAAGCCTTAAATAATTGAACAACCAAACAATATCGTATTTACTCCCACGATGTCCTACTTCCACCTAGTCTTAATCTGAAAGTTGAGGCTTGTTTTAGACACCAGAGCCCTTTTATgtgataatgaaataaataaataaatccttgaTCTTATCATTCTTCTCTGTCAGAATGCTGAAACATAGGAGATGCAAATGCACAGATTATTCTGGTCCCGTCCAGTTTCTTCTGCACTGCAAGGAACAGCAGAATTCATTAACCTAAAAACAACCGTGATGCTTACTGACACAGACAGGAAAATGCTGTCACAGACAAAACATTATCAGAGACACTGAATGAGGataaatgcagtgtgtgtgtcacagATTCATTTAATTTATGATTTGTCAGTTGTGCAGAGCTAACATTAGACTATGGTTCATGGGACTTATTTTGTTTGGTCTGGGAAGTCTAACAGCAATGTCAAACATTTCAGCAGGTCTAGAATAATATGTacaattatgtataatatatacaatttatatatatgtgtgtatatatacacacacacacacacacacacacatatcattaataaatgaattaattaatttaaacatgtaTTATGAAAGTGAATGCAAATACTTTATATTGTGTGTTTATGCTTCACACAAGATACTGCAGGTATTATAACTTAATAACAAACTGAGCAGTACACTAATCTAAAAAGTttattgcaaaatgtaatttacaccATAAATAGACAATGACGTTTTCATCTTattctgttaaaaataattagttgtataataatatttttcagctGATCAATGCAGTGGTTTTGTTGATCCTGTTGTCGGCTCTCAATGACCCGGTCCAGTACCACTACCACCTCACCAGCTCTGACCTCGGCACGGATCTGGATGTCATGGACGATGCAAGTACGTCTGAGTCATTTAATCCCCTATGGCTATTAAATTTCAGTATGAGCAAACAAGTCTTCATCCACTTTTTAAGTTTCAAAGACTGCTATCGTGTTTCACTGCTGTCTGTGCGGCTATAGATTCTGGCTCTGGTGACTTTGATTAAAACCGGCTCTCATCAGCAGGACTCAAACTATGATTCCTTGTAATTACTCTGGACAGCTTTGCATCTGTTATATGAAGCCTGTTTTGTAACAGGCGCTGAAGTAGACAGAGTGTACGGTGGAGTGTCCTTTAACATTTGAGCTCCATTTCAAAGAGCAGCACCACTGAACTCAATGTACTTTCAGTGTCAGAGATTAGTAAAACCCTGTAATATTAGCCATTAGGTTAACTCAATCTGCAATAGTAATTCAggatgttaatgttaatattatatactCTAAAAAGATGGAAAATTATAAACTAAGGCCAGAGTTTATAAGGAGTTAGAGCAGATATTTCACTTGTTTTGCTCCACTATGTGCTTACTAGGCTATAAagctttttgttgtttatttctcAAGAATATGAGATATGCCTGTGTTTTGGAGAGAATGCGAGTCTGGTTTTGGAAACACAGCACTATATATATAGCAGGTCAGGTAACTAGTTCATGGTGCCTGTAATGTTTGTGAGAGCTAGGCCgagctactaaaatgttaacttagGCGGACAATGTTACTGGCTCGTATGTCAGTCTCTAGCTTTTTCTGATGAATTAGTAAGGTGGtccatgaatgaatcattcagaaatgtacacagatatattttcatagaaatttcaatgcaaaataatttatcaCATGTGACGGATAtattgcaatactttttttttttttaagaaattttacGGCATAATGACAATTCTAGATATCTATAAATAGATATATTTCACTGCATTTTCAAAGAAACTTCAATGCTTAACAAgaaaatttattacattttagacaGATATATTTTCCACTTTGATGATATTTCTGGCTATTGACACTAATGTTCGGATCTGTTTGAATTCTGATCGACAGTCTTAATGTGATCCATTTCTATTAAATTCCTCATTCAGGTCGATATGATTTGGATCTTATTCGATTTATCCGGCCCAGTCTACATTTCAGTTATTGCAGTTAATTTGTAGAAATATAGCCTACAAGAAATTCTCTATGAACTTTACAAGGAGAATAGTtgattttgcattattaaaacagttgatgttaaaaataaaaacattcatccCAAGCATTATTTGAGTTTTTGTAGTGAGCTCAGCAGAATCCCGACTCGAAGTGAATGCCAGACAAAATTACATTTAGTGAAATTCTTGTCATATTACAAGAGAAATCATGATATTTAGATGTTTAGACCCAATCCTAGATGGTACATTTTGGTTGTTAGTCTCAATATTGCTTGTGAAGATCTGATGTTGTGTATTTCCTTTACAGACATGTGTATCGCTGCTGCAATTTCATTGCTGATGATTTTGATTTGTGGGATGGCGACATACGGTGCATATAAGGTTTGAAACTTGCTTATTATTAAATGGACTATTCACCTTAAAATGAAAGTTCTGCCATAATTTACTCAgcatcatgttgtttcaaacccatgagACTGGCTTTCTTGCATTGAACTTAAACAGCAGGGTGAGTTAATATAACAGAACTTCCATTGGTGATTGAAAGATGATTGAAGATCATCAAATAATACTCCGCTAAATCAATCAAATTAAATGCTTAATTCATAATTTTGTGCTCCGTAGTgaaatgatttctttcttttctttcagcaACATGCTGCATGGATCATTCCTTTCTTCTGCTACCAGATCTTTGACTTTGCTCTTAATACACTGGTAGCAATAAGTGTTATTGTCTACCCCAACACCATACAGGACTATCTTCAGCAGTTGGTACGTGTCTGATCTGACTCTTAAAATGACTTGCTGAGCATCATTGTGTTATTGATTCCATGTGTCTTTATGTTTTAACAGCCTGGGACCTTTCCATACAAAGAGGACTTGATGTCCACAAACAACATGTGCCTAGTATTAGCAGTGCTCCTCTTTGTTGGATGCATCTTAGCCTTTAAGGTAAAGAGAAACAACTGTACTGCTTTCCCTTTATTGTGACGTGCTAGATCATGTTTTGTTCACTATAGCTAGATGTGATGCACAGTAGCCTGCAGGGTGACTGCTTTAGACAAACACTGTGTCGTCCTTCTAGAAGCCTGACTCTTCCAGTAGACTTCAGATGTGATACAAATCGCTTTATGAAAGCCTGCACGCATTAGAGAGAG encodes the following:
- the mtdha gene encoding metadherin a isoform X4 — protein: MDQDWRALATQRAEYVSDRIRGLLSSGLDFLRLELGLDLGIKPEQCPSWLILSAALIGLTVLLLLAACGRRRRRAVPVPETPSTAVAETPVKAAVPPKTVKTEPSEPKKKNKKKAAEKKAQANGQTVTEPREEIKVIAEKKKPPPAPAPAKAPVPAPVPAPAQIPADTKTKKNKKKPKPEVKPTQAVSSTDGKEPDEGAWETKVSHREKRQQRKKEKGPGDSSGSPEVGDRASQKVEQPVATAPAGTKKNKESSRAKASKGDTIIPSVLSNCKDVNSVNGGGRTEVSAKPTQTNALNNEKLPAGKKTPGQKNRENTTRKQESEGGEIGTKSNSEIRQWDSRPTFDSQWPNFNGLATEDLSSDWSAPTETWDNYVEYKIDPPALKEMPVSKPLVESNDDNDKVDPAGSGKSKRRKKKKRTEEDGPAAEVTQVVSAPAEKSATVKPHPPHVPKDEGSKQNVPPQSSQKKSDQNWEQPKQVQKKKARRET
- the mtdha gene encoding metadherin a isoform X3, with amino-acid sequence MDQDWRALATQRAEYVSDRIRGLLSSGLDFLRLELGLDLGIKPEQCPSWLILSAALIGLTVLLLLAACGRRRRRAVPVPETPSTAVAETPVKAAVPPKTVKTEPSEPKKKNKKKAAEKKAQANGQTVTEPREEIKVIAEKKKPPPAPAPAKAPVPAPVPAPAQIPADTKTKKNKKKPKPEVKPTQAVSSTDGKEPDEAGAWETKVSHREKRQQRKKEKGPGDSSGSPEVGDRASQKVEQPVATAPAGTKKNKESSRAKASKGDTIIPSVLSNCKDVNSVNGGGRTEVSAKPTQTNALNNEKLPAGKKTPGQKNRENTTRKQESEGGEIGTKSNSEIRQWDSRPTFDSQWPNFNGLATEDLSSDWSAPTETWDNYVEYKIDPPALKEMPVSKPLVESNDDNDKVDPAGSGKSKRRKKKKRTEEDGPAAEVTQVVSAPAEKSATVKPHPPHVPKDEGSKQNVPPQSSQKKSDQNWEQPKQVQKKKARRET
- the mtdha gene encoding metadherin a isoform X1, encoding MDQDWRALATQRAEYVSDRIRGLLSSGLDFLRLELGLDLGIKPEQCPSWLILSAALIGLTVLLLLAACGRRRRRAVPVPETPSTAVAETPVKAAVPPKTVKTEPSEPKKKNKKKAAEKQKAQANGQTVTEPREEIKVIAEKKKPPPAPAPAKAPVPAPVPAPAQIPADTKTKKNKKKPKPEVKPTQAVSSTDGKEPDEAGAWETKVSHREKRQQRKKEKGPGDSSGSPEVGDRASQKVEQPVATAPAGTKKNKESSRAKASKGDTIIPSVLSNCKDVNSVNGGGRTEVSAKPTQTNALNNEKLPAGKKTPGQKNRENTTRKQESEGGEIGTKSNSEIRQWDSRPTFDSQWPNFNGLATEDLSSDWSAPTETWDNYVEYKIDPPALKEMPVSKPLVESNDDNDKVDPAGSGKSKRRKKKKRTEEDGPAAEVTQVVSAPAEKSATVKPHPPHVPKDEGSKQNVPPQSSQKKSDQNWEQPKQVQKKKARRET
- the mtdha gene encoding metadherin a isoform X2; protein product: MDQDWRALATQRAEYVSDRIRGLLSSGLDFLRLELGLDLGIKPEQCPSWLILSAALIGLTVLLLLAACGRRRRRAVPVPETPSTAVAETPVKAAVPPKTVKTEPSEPKKKNKKKAAEKQKAQANGQTVTEPREEIKVIAEKKKPPPAPAPAKAPVPAPVPAPAQIPADTKTKKNKKKPKPEVKPTQAVSSTDGKEPDEGAWETKVSHREKRQQRKKEKGPGDSSGSPEVGDRASQKVEQPVATAPAGTKKNKESSRAKASKGDTIIPSVLSNCKDVNSVNGGGRTEVSAKPTQTNALNNEKLPAGKKTPGQKNRENTTRKQESEGGEIGTKSNSEIRQWDSRPTFDSQWPNFNGLATEDLSSDWSAPTETWDNYVEYKIDPPALKEMPVSKPLVESNDDNDKVDPAGSGKSKRRKKKKRTEEDGPAAEVTQVVSAPAEKSATVKPHPPHVPKDEGSKQNVPPQSSQKKSDQNWEQPKQVQKKKARRET
- the laptm4b gene encoding lysosomal-associated transmembrane protein 4B, with translation MISPWDRWYSTSCCLCCHVRTGTIILGIWYMLINAVVLLILLSALNDPVQYHYHLTSSDLGTDLDVMDDANMCIAAAISLLMILICGMATYGAYKQHAAWIIPFFCYQIFDFALNTLVAISVIVYPNTIQDYLQQLPGTFPYKEDLMSTNNMCLVLAVLLFVGCILAFKAYLIACVWNCYRYVSGRSTTEVLVYVTTNDTTVLLPPYEEVVTMPPKDPPPQYVSA